A stretch of Sulfurimonas autotrophica DSM 16294 DNA encodes these proteins:
- a CDS encoding glucosaminidase domain-containing protein — protein MSLSLFGLNENNNTAKREAVKAPVHQMSVKERKKRFIKLLVPTVRKVHDELMQRYERIAKYIQNKTNTQEIELLKKKYKAKSDEDLLARLKPHPVSITLAQAAMESSWATSRFFREANNVFGIWSSNTNEPRIAAGEKRGGKQTVWLRKFDTIEDSIRAYCEMMAKGKAYSKFRQLRLLCNDPYKITSGLDKYSEMGPDYIKVLNQMIKYNNFTKYDH, from the coding sequence ATGAGCTTGTCTCTTTTTGGATTGAACGAAAACAATAATACTGCAAAGCGAGAAGCAGTAAAAGCGCCTGTACATCAGATGTCAGTTAAAGAGAGAAAAAAAAGATTTATAAAATTACTGGTGCCGACCGTGCGCAAGGTGCATGATGAACTGATGCAGAGGTATGAAAGAATTGCAAAATATATTCAAAATAAAACAAATACTCAAGAGATTGAATTATTGAAAAAAAAGTATAAGGCTAAAAGCGATGAAGATCTATTGGCACGATTAAAACCACATCCTGTCAGTATCACATTAGCTCAAGCAGCGATGGAAAGCTCATGGGCAACCTCAAGGTTTTTTAGGGAGGCAAATAATGTTTTTGGGATCTGGAGTTCAAATACAAATGAACCACGCATTGCTGCAGGTGAAAAAAGAGGTGGTAAACAAACTGTATGGTTAAGAAAATTTGATACGATTGAAGACTCAATACGTGCCTATTGTGAAATGATGGCTAAAGGAAAGGCATACAGTAAGTTCCGTCAACTACGTTTACTTTGCAATGACCCTTATAAAATAACTTCAGGTTTGGATAAGTACTCTGAAATGGGACCAGACTATATAAAAGTTCTTAATCAGATGATTAAATATAATAATTTTACTAAATATGATCATTAA
- a CDS encoding YifB family Mg chelatase-like AAA ATPase, with protein sequence MKKVRCATYEGVDAKVVDVESTLTKGLPSFSIVGMASTAITESKERVKSALLSNEFSFPPKRITFLLAPSELAKSGSQFDLSMAVLILLNESDVDLSRWFVFGELGLDGSVKENIQLYPLILSLANQGLISQAIVPFESLQKLSKIPNVSFYGVKSLKEAVEILKNQETALPNIKQSEINYPHYEIDAQKYYYVKEYSEDFIDVKGQDVAKRAALIAAAGFHNIILEGSPGCGKSMIANRLRYILPPMTASEILDVAKLEVLEGYEPEFKPHRALKNPHHSSTPASIFGGGSHKAKIGEVGLANNGILFFDELPHFSKAVLESLREPMQDAKIRISRVNSKVEYPAKFLFVGAMNPCPCGNLLDLHKECRCSDLEIQKYKNRLSEPFLDRIDLNVVMQNVNANDCASFSSKEMHKMVVEAHIFCKKRGQREFNAHLQDKDLDTFCRMDNESYETLQTAIGRFSLSFRSIKKIQKVARTIADLHKSELIQKEHLLEALSYRRR encoded by the coding sequence ATGAAAAAAGTTCGTTGTGCGACATATGAAGGAGTTGATGCCAAAGTTGTTGACGTAGAATCAACATTGACAAAAGGCTTACCATCATTTTCTATAGTAGGAATGGCCTCTACTGCTATTACAGAATCAAAAGAACGGGTAAAATCTGCACTTTTGAGCAATGAATTTTCATTTCCTCCTAAACGAATCACATTTCTACTCGCTCCATCTGAACTTGCAAAATCAGGTTCGCAGTTTGATTTAAGTATGGCAGTGCTTATACTTTTAAATGAGAGCGATGTTGATTTGAGCCGCTGGTTTGTATTTGGAGAATTAGGGCTTGACGGCAGTGTAAAAGAAAATATACAGCTCTACCCTTTGATACTTTCTCTTGCTAATCAAGGTCTGATATCTCAAGCAATAGTGCCTTTTGAATCACTTCAAAAGCTTTCCAAAATACCAAATGTTTCGTTTTATGGTGTAAAAAGTTTAAAAGAAGCAGTAGAAATACTCAAAAATCAAGAAACTGCATTGCCGAATATCAAACAAAGCGAGATTAATTACCCCCATTATGAAATTGATGCACAAAAATATTATTATGTTAAAGAGTATTCAGAAGACTTTATAGATGTAAAAGGGCAGGATGTTGCAAAAAGAGCAGCTTTAATAGCAGCGGCAGGATTTCATAATATAATTTTAGAAGGAAGTCCGGGATGCGGTAAAAGTATGATTGCAAACAGACTGCGTTATATTCTTCCTCCGATGACTGCGAGTGAAATTTTGGATGTGGCCAAGCTTGAAGTTTTAGAAGGGTATGAACCGGAATTTAAACCCCATAGAGCACTTAAAAACCCACATCACAGTTCGACTCCGGCAAGTATTTTCGGAGGTGGAAGCCACAAGGCTAAAATTGGTGAAGTAGGGCTTGCAAACAATGGAATATTGTTTTTTGATGAACTGCCGCATTTTTCAAAAGCTGTTCTCGAATCACTCAGAGAACCAATGCAGGATGCAAAAATAAGAATTTCCAGAGTAAATTCCAAAGTGGAATATCCAGCTAAGTTTTTGTTTGTAGGCGCTATGAATCCTTGTCCTTGCGGAAATTTACTAGATTTACATAAAGAGTGCAGATGCAGTGACTTAGAAATTCAAAAATACAAAAATCGCCTCTCAGAACCATTTTTAGACAGAATAGATTTAAATGTAGTAATGCAAAATGTAAATGCCAATGATTGTGCGAGTTTCTCATCCAAAGAGATGCATAAGATGGTAGTTGAAGCACATATTTTTTGCAAAAAACGCGGACAAAGAGAATTTAATGCGCACTTGCAGGACAAAGATTTAGATACTTTTTGTAGGATGGATAATGAATCTTATGAAACACTGCAGACGGCAATAGGCAGATTTTCACTTTCATTCAGAAGTATAAAGAAGATACAAAAAGTTGCTCGTACAATCGCAGATTTACATAAGTCGGAGCTTATTCAAAAAGAACACTTGCTTGAGGCACTCTCTTATAGAAGAAGATAA
- the def gene encoding peptide deformylase encodes MKLNIVEYPDKTLRKKSCEVKEFDASLHKLLDAMNPLMINTNGIGLAAIQVAYPIRALILNVPDEDGEQPPENLLEIINPVMTHKSGETTYQEGCLSVPQFYEDIKRYDNVVINYQDRYGNTKTLDADGLLAIAIQHEMDHLEGILFIDKLSYARRKKFEKEYKRMQKEKKHAK; translated from the coding sequence ATGAAGTTAAATATAGTTGAATACCCGGATAAAACATTAAGAAAAAAATCTTGTGAAGTCAAAGAATTTGATGCCTCTTTACATAAACTTTTAGATGCGATGAATCCATTAATGATAAATACAAACGGTATAGGACTCGCCGCAATTCAGGTTGCGTATCCAATTCGGGCACTTATTTTAAATGTCCCGGATGAAGACGGTGAGCAGCCTCCTGAAAACTTGCTTGAAATAATCAATCCGGTAATGACACATAAAAGCGGTGAGACAACTTACCAAGAGGGATGTTTGAGTGTTCCTCAATTTTATGAAGATATCAAACGTTATGATAATGTTGTTATAAACTATCAAGACAGATATGGCAATACGAAAACACTAGATGCAGATGGGCTTTTAGCTATAGCAATCCAGCATGAAATGGATCATTTAGAGGGGATACTTTTTATAGATAAACTCTCCTATGCTCGTCGTAAGAAGTTTGAAAAAGAGTATAAAAGAATGCAAAAAGAGAAGAAGCACGCTAAATAA
- a CDS encoding GGDEF domain-containing protein has product MAGVMKTRAKKSLEGSNGKSPAIKSLDIDSSSSDIEIYAKEVLNALIADNLPPTPNNFSLYFDRLLEDKSENLRKQIHSILELEENNDDESTILLEQNLKQGFTSIKSILTVTANLYKNMSLMTKILEKRKKELESTPEVKATLNVIDILEGDVSKLNSILKTQSSQMKTIYDDTAKIVKSVENETIFDNKFGVYNKRYLLTKIEQEIGLIKEFNHKSSLIMIELSRELKKSVNNDKAILLMTRTIARLLLKTSRRSDIVAHYGNGVFAMLLKHTDIESAKKASERLCDLVSNSNFFLADREIQLKISIGVTNIDSEHSVEEIVVSAMDGIQKAYEQKSMNYAVSLRS; this is encoded by the coding sequence ATGGCAGGTGTTATGAAAACGAGAGCAAAAAAAAGTCTTGAGGGATCTAATGGAAAATCACCGGCTATAAAAAGTTTGGATATTGACAGTTCTTCTAGCGATATTGAAATTTATGCAAAAGAGGTTTTAAATGCACTCATTGCAGATAATTTACCGCCTACTCCAAACAACTTTTCACTCTATTTTGACAGATTACTAGAAGATAAGAGTGAAAATCTTCGTAAACAGATCCATTCAATTTTAGAACTTGAAGAGAATAATGATGATGAAAGCACTATTCTTTTAGAACAAAACCTTAAACAGGGTTTCACTTCAATAAAAAGTATACTCACCGTTACTGCTAACCTTTATAAAAACATGTCTTTGATGACAAAAATTTTAGAAAAAAGAAAAAAAGAGCTTGAGAGTACACCAGAAGTCAAAGCAACATTGAATGTTATTGATATTTTAGAAGGGGATGTTTCCAAGCTTAATTCAATTCTGAAAACACAAAGTTCTCAAATGAAAACTATCTATGACGACACTGCCAAGATTGTTAAAAGTGTTGAGAATGAGACTATATTTGACAATAAATTCGGTGTTTACAATAAACGCTATCTGCTCACCAAAATTGAGCAGGAAATTGGGCTTATTAAAGAGTTTAATCATAAGAGTTCGCTTATTATGATAGAACTTTCCCGTGAGCTTAAAAAAAGTGTAAATAATGATAAAGCGATTTTGCTGATGACAAGAACAATCGCCAGACTTCTTTTAAAAACGTCAAGACGAAGCGATATAGTTGCTCATTATGGAAACGGTGTTTTTGCAATGCTGCTAAAGCATACAGATATAGAGAGTGCTAAAAAAGCAAGTGAAAGATTATGTGATTTGGTCTCAAACTCTAACTTCTTTTTGGCAGACAGAGAGATTCAGTTGAAAATTTCTATCGGTGTGACAAATATAGATTCTGAACATTCCGTTGAAGAGATAGTGGTAAGCGCAATGGACGGCATACAAAAAGCTTATGAGCAAAAAAGTATGAATTATGCCGTTTCATTAAGATCATAA
- the clpP gene encoding ATP-dependent Clp endopeptidase proteolytic subunit ClpP gives MSYIPYVVEKTGRGERSYDIYSRLLKDRIVMLSGEVNDAVASTIVAQFLFLEAEDPEKDIYFYINSPGGVVTAGLAIFDTMNYIRPHVATICIGQAASMGAFLLSCGEKGKRYALPHARIMIHQPLGGAQGQATDIAIQAEEILRMKKELNGILAKNTGQNIKTIEADTDRDNFMSAAEAKDYGMIDEVLVKNDKE, from the coding sequence ATGAGTTACATTCCTTATGTAGTTGAAAAAACAGGACGCGGTGAGCGTTCTTACGATATCTATTCTCGTCTTTTAAAAGACAGAATCGTTATGCTCAGCGGAGAAGTAAATGACGCTGTTGCTTCAACTATTGTTGCGCAGTTTTTATTCCTTGAAGCAGAAGACCCTGAAAAAGATATCTATTTTTATATCAACTCTCCAGGTGGAGTTGTAACTGCAGGACTGGCTATTTTTGATACGATGAACTATATTCGTCCACATGTGGCTACTATTTGTATAGGACAAGCCGCATCAATGGGAGCTTTTTTACTCTCTTGTGGTGAAAAAGGAAAGCGCTATGCTCTTCCTCATGCAAGAATTATGATTCACCAACCTTTGGGTGGTGCTCAGGGTCAGGCAACGGATATTGCAATTCAGGCAGAAGAAATTCTCCGTATGAAAAAAGAACTCAATGGAATATTGGCTAAAAATACCGGACAAAACATTAAAACAATCGAAGCAGATACAGACCGTGATAACTTTATGAGTGCCGCAGAGGCAAAAGATTATGGTATGATTGATGAAGTTTTAGTAAAAAACGACAAAGAGTAA
- the tig gene encoding trigger factor, producing the protein MEIKSNKINGANAQIEATISIDEVNANIEKIAKQLSKTANVQGFRKGKVPVAIIKKQYGEKLVEDAEAEALREVLAKGLEELSIDNASLIGEPTISKFDKSDDKIEVAIKVAMRPQIDLADVKSLVPDFKKPEVTDKEVEERIKEIAENQAPLVDIKRNRKMKEGDTAVIDFEGFIGGEAFEGGAAENFELKLGSGQFIPGFEDQLIGVKRDEEVTINVTFPENYGSDTLAGKDAEFKVKVNGVKVKDDVVIDDELAKKLLPGEEDATLDKLKEEVKKALEQEKLTKLYNEELKPKLLEILVEKIDFDLPEFVVDQEIDMAVNKKASQMSEDEIKELRENPEKLEELRESFRDDAMKSVKATFIIDALAQELGVKVEEQEVMQTIYFEAMQTGQDPQKAYEHYKDAGYLPAIQMSMVEDKVLTTLLNEKVEA; encoded by the coding sequence ATGGAAATCAAATCAAACAAAATTAATGGTGCAAATGCTCAAATTGAAGCTACAATCTCTATAGATGAGGTAAATGCAAATATAGAAAAAATTGCGAAACAACTTTCTAAAACTGCTAATGTTCAAGGTTTCCGTAAAGGAAAAGTTCCTGTTGCTATCATCAAAAAGCAATATGGTGAAAAACTTGTTGAAGATGCTGAAGCTGAAGCACTTCGTGAGGTTCTTGCAAAAGGTTTAGAAGAATTGAGTATTGACAATGCATCTTTGATTGGTGAGCCGACTATTTCTAAATTTGACAAGAGTGATGATAAAATCGAAGTGGCTATTAAAGTTGCTATGCGTCCTCAAATTGATTTGGCTGATGTTAAATCTTTAGTTCCTGATTTTAAAAAGCCTGAAGTAACGGACAAAGAAGTTGAAGAAAGAATTAAAGAGATAGCTGAAAATCAGGCACCTTTAGTTGACATCAAACGCAACCGCAAAATGAAAGAGGGTGATACTGCTGTTATTGATTTTGAAGGTTTTATAGGTGGAGAAGCTTTTGAAGGCGGTGCTGCTGAGAATTTTGAACTTAAACTTGGTTCAGGTCAATTTATTCCGGGATTTGAAGATCAGCTCATCGGTGTAAAAAGAGACGAAGAAGTGACTATTAATGTAACTTTCCCAGAGAATTATGGTTCAGATACATTGGCCGGAAAAGATGCAGAGTTTAAAGTAAAAGTCAACGGCGTTAAAGTGAAAGACGATGTTGTTATAGACGATGAACTTGCAAAAAAACTGCTTCCTGGTGAAGAAGATGCAACACTTGATAAGCTAAAAGAAGAAGTTAAAAAAGCGCTTGAGCAGGAAAAACTTACAAAGCTTTACAATGAAGAGTTAAAGCCGAAACTTTTAGAGATATTAGTTGAAAAAATTGATTTTGATTTACCGGAATTTGTTGTAGATCAAGAGATTGATATGGCGGTCAATAAAAAAGCATCTCAAATGAGTGAAGATGAAATTAAAGAACTTCGTGAAAATCCTGAAAAATTAGAAGAGCTTCGTGAAAGTTTCCGTGATGATGCAATGAAAAGTGTAAAAGCTACATTTATCATAGATGCATTAGCACAAGAACTTGGTGTAAAAGTTGAAGAACAAGAAGTTATGCAGACTATCTACTTTGAAGCAATGCAAACAGGTCAAGATCCTCAAAAAGCATATGAGCATTATAAAGATGCCGGATACCTTCCTGCTATCCAAATGTCAATGGTAGAAGACAAAGTTTTAACAACACTTTTAAATGAAAAAGTAGAAGCGTAA
- the lspA gene encoding signal peptidase II produces MLRLSAILLFSLAGVFIIDQNIKALFVEGFRYYTDCIDLILVYNKGVAFSMFAFLDEYLKYIQLLLVSGVFAYILYLKKICYALPGGILLGGAFSNIYDRFIHDGVVDMVYWHCGFDFAVFNFADVMIDFAVLWILILNFKPNLCKN; encoded by the coding sequence ATGTTGCGCTTGTCTGCCATTTTACTTTTTAGTTTGGCAGGCGTGTTTATAATCGATCAAAATATTAAGGCTTTATTTGTTGAAGGTTTCCGTTATTATACGGATTGTATTGATTTGATACTTGTCTACAACAAAGGTGTAGCCTTTTCAATGTTTGCTTTTTTAGACGAGTATTTAAAATATATTCAACTTCTGCTTGTGAGTGGTGTTTTTGCCTATATATTGTATCTCAAAAAAATATGTTATGCCCTGCCCGGTGGGATACTTCTTGGGGGTGCTTTTTCAAATATTTATGACAGATTTATTCATGACGGTGTTGTAGATATGGTTTATTGGCACTGCGGATTTGACTTTGCTGTTTTTAATTTTGCCGATGTGATGATAGATTTTGCTGTTTTATGGATACTTATTTTAAATTTCAAACCAAATTTATGCAAAAATTAA
- the glmM gene encoding phosphoglucosamine mutase: protein MKLFGTDGVRGEAGSFLSASVAMKVAMAAGIYLKSSAVTNRILVGKDTRRSGYMIENAIVSGLTAVGYDVIEVGPMPTPAIAYITENMRCDAGIMISASHNSYEDNGIKFFNGRGDKFSSGIEQEIENIYFDDALLNKSQVTGKAIGKAKRIDDVIGRYIVQLKNSFPVHMTLQGIRIVLDTANGAAYKVGPTVLEELGAEVIVLHDKPNGFNINEDCGALHTKDLCNCVVKYRADLGIGLDGDADRLVVVDEKGEVVDGDQLLGALGVHLHEQNKLKGEGIVATVMSNQGLEDYMQEHELKLYRSDVGDKHVLEIMKKQDINFGGEQSGHIIINDYAKTGDGLVAALQVLALLIDKKKAASELLRPFPLYPQKLVNLHVKTKKPLSEIASLDEKLHALEDEGIRHLIRYSGTENKLRVLLECKEREIMNEKMDEIVDFFTTALNE from the coding sequence ATGAAACTATTTGGTACTGATGGTGTGAGAGGTGAGGCGGGTTCTTTTTTAAGTGCTTCGGTTGCTATGAAGGTGGCTATGGCTGCGGGGATTTATCTAAAATCTTCTGCTGTGACGAATAGAATATTGGTTGGAAAAGATACACGGCGCAGCGGTTATATGATAGAAAATGCCATTGTGAGTGGTTTGACGGCTGTCGGGTATGATGTTATTGAAGTTGGTCCTATGCCTACGCCTGCTATTGCTTACATAACGGAAAATATGCGTTGTGATGCGGGAATTATGATTTCGGCTTCGCATAACTCTTATGAAGATAACGGTATAAAGTTCTTTAATGGACGAGGAGATAAATTTTCTTCTGGAATTGAGCAAGAGATCGAAAATATATATTTTGATGATGCACTGCTCAATAAATCCCAGGTTACAGGCAAGGCAATAGGGAAAGCAAAACGCATTGATGATGTTATAGGGCGCTATATAGTACAGCTGAAAAACTCTTTCCCCGTACATATGACACTACAAGGAATACGTATAGTGCTTGATACGGCAAACGGTGCAGCTTATAAGGTTGGTCCGACGGTTTTAGAAGAGCTGGGTGCTGAGGTGATTGTGCTGCATGACAAACCAAACGGTTTTAATATTAATGAAGACTGCGGGGCCTTGCATACAAAAGATTTATGTAATTGTGTTGTAAAGTATAGAGCTGATTTGGGCATAGGACTTGACGGTGATGCCGACAGACTTGTTGTTGTGGATGAAAAAGGTGAAGTTGTAGACGGCGACCAGCTTTTGGGTGCACTTGGCGTGCATCTGCACGAACAGAACAAACTTAAAGGCGAGGGTATTGTTGCAACTGTTATGAGCAATCAGGGGCTTGAAGACTATATGCAAGAGCATGAATTGAAACTCTATCGTTCAGATGTCGGTGATAAACATGTTTTGGAGATTATGAAAAAGCAGGATATTAACTTTGGCGGCGAGCAGAGCGGGCATATTATTATAAATGATTATGCAAAAACGGGTGACGGGCTTGTGGCTGCACTTCAAGTGCTTGCGCTGCTTATTGATAAGAAAAAAGCGGCATCAGAGCTTTTACGTCCATTCCCTTTGTATCCGCAGAAGCTGGTGAACTTACATGTAAAGACAAAAAAGCCTTTGAGTGAAATCGCTTCACTGGATGAAAAGCTTCATGCTTTAGAGGATGAGGGCATACGTCATTTGATTCGCTACTCAGGTACAGAGAACAAATTGAGAGTTCTTTTAGAGTGTAAAGAGCGAGAGATTATGAATGAAAAAATGGATGAAATAGTAGACTTTTTTACGACAGCTTTAAATGAATAA
- the rpsT gene encoding 30S ribosomal protein S20 — protein sequence MANHKSSIKRIRQTLVRTERNRFYRTRLKNIVKTVSSAVEAGNKEEAQAAFKVANQQIHKFVSKGILKKETAARKVSRLHKTVNAI from the coding sequence ATGGCAAATCACAAGTCATCAATTAAGAGAATTCGCCAGACACTCGTTCGTACTGAACGTAATCGTTTCTATAGAACTCGTCTTAAAAATATCGTAAAAACAGTTAGTTCAGCAGTTGAAGCTGGAAACAAAGAAGAAGCACAGGCAGCATTTAAAGTTGCAAACCAACAAATTCATAAATTTGTAAGCAAAGGTATCTTAAAAAAAGAAACTGCTGCTAGAAAAGTAAGTCGTCTACACAAAACTGTAAACGCAATATAA
- the prfA gene encoding peptide chain release factor 1 produces the protein MLADKLTPFINRYNELSEMLSSPDITSDIKRMTELSKEQSSLLPIVEKTKEYKALIEEISDSKEMLSDPEMGDMAKEELKELEPQVPLIEEEIKMLLLPKDPNDDRNIIVELRAGAGGDEAAIFVGDLFDAYTRYADLKGWKIELMSSSPSDAGGYKEVVALIKGEQVYSRLKYEGGTHRVQRVPQTESQGRVHTSAITVAVMPEVDDVEIEINENDLKIDVMRSSGCGGQSVNTTDSAVRITHLPSGLVVTNQDQKSQHKNREKAMKVLKARLYDLQMQEAQAEDAAQRAAQVGTGDRSGRIRTYNYPQNRISDHRINLTLYRLNEIMSGGLLDEIIEPLIADHQAKIVEAAGL, from the coding sequence ATGCTAGCAGATAAACTTACACCGTTTATCAACCGCTATAACGAACTTAGCGAAATGCTAAGTTCACCTGACATAACCTCTGACATCAAACGAATGACAGAACTCTCAAAAGAACAATCTTCACTTTTACCTATCGTTGAAAAAACAAAAGAATACAAAGCACTCATAGAAGAAATCAGTGATTCAAAAGAGATGCTTTCAGACCCGGAAATGGGCGATATGGCAAAAGAAGAGCTTAAAGAACTAGAACCACAGGTACCCCTCATAGAAGAAGAGATAAAAATGCTTCTCCTGCCAAAAGACCCTAACGATGATAGAAATATCATCGTAGAACTTCGAGCAGGTGCCGGTGGCGATGAAGCAGCCATCTTTGTTGGAGACTTGTTTGATGCTTATACGCGTTATGCTGATTTAAAAGGGTGGAAAATAGAACTCATGAGCAGTTCACCATCTGATGCAGGCGGATATAAAGAGGTTGTAGCACTTATAAAGGGTGAACAGGTTTATTCACGGTTGAAATACGAAGGCGGAACACACCGTGTTCAGCGTGTACCACAAACAGAAAGTCAAGGACGCGTACATACCTCGGCTATTACCGTAGCCGTTATGCCTGAAGTAGATGATGTCGAAATTGAAATTAATGAAAATGATTTAAAGATTGATGTTATGCGTTCATCAGGATGCGGCGGGCAGTCTGTCAACACTACCGATTCGGCTGTTCGTATTACTCACCTGCCATCAGGGCTCGTTGTAACCAATCAAGATCAAAAATCACAGCATAAAAACAGAGAAAAAGCAATGAAGGTTTTAAAAGCAAGATTGTATGACCTTCAAATGCAAGAAGCCCAGGCCGAAGATGCTGCACAGCGTGCCGCACAAGTAGGTACCGGTGACAGAAGTGGAAGAATTAGAACGTATAATTATCCACAAAACCGTATCAGTGATCATAGAATCAACTTAACGCTTTACCGCTTAAATGAAATTATGAGCGGCGGTCTGCTCGATGAAATCATTGAACCGCTCATCGCTGATCATCAAGCCAAAATTGTAGAAGCAGCAGGACTGTAA
- the dapF gene encoding diaminopimelate epimerase gives MKIAKYSANGNDFVIFHDDKKEERYELAKTLCHRQDGIGADGLIVIVPNDEYDFEWEFYNSDGSHADMCGNGSRACAHYAYNNGLAPATMHFMTGAGVIGAQVEENTPKSGMVESELTPPEIIETEIEFDGHNWWLINTGVPHLVRYTDNIKEFDTEEARELRYVYNANVNIMYIEDGNLRVRTYERGVEDETLACGTGMAACFYRAYKEGNVQNNIEVYPTSGDTLYLGYNGKTITFKGRVKKTFETEWDV, from the coding sequence ATGAAAATAGCAAAATACAGCGCAAATGGAAATGACTTTGTAATATTTCACGATGATAAAAAAGAAGAACGCTACGAACTCGCCAAAACATTGTGTCATCGCCAGGATGGTATAGGTGCAGACGGCCTTATAGTAATTGTACCCAATGATGAGTATGACTTTGAATGGGAATTTTATAATTCTGACGGCTCTCATGCAGATATGTGCGGTAATGGCAGCCGTGCTTGTGCGCATTATGCCTACAACAATGGTTTAGCACCGGCAACGATGCACTTTATGACAGGAGCCGGTGTTATTGGTGCACAGGTAGAAGAAAATACTCCAAAAAGCGGCATGGTGGAGAGTGAATTGACACCTCCTGAAATTATTGAAACCGAAATAGAATTTGACGGGCATAACTGGTGGCTGATAAATACAGGCGTACCACATTTGGTACGATATACCGACAATATAAAAGAGTTTGATACAGAGGAGGCACGTGAGCTTCGTTATGTTTATAACGCAAATGTAAATATTATGTATATAGAAGACGGTAATTTAAGAGTTCGTACTTATGAGCGCGGAGTAGAGGACGAGACATTAGCCTGCGGCACGGGAATGGCTGCTTGTTTTTACAGAGCTTATAAAGAGGGAAATGTGCAAAATAATATAGAAGTTTATCCGACAAGCGGTGATACGCTTTATTTGGGCTATAATGGAAAAACCATTACTTTTAAAGGGCGTGTGAAGAAGACTTTTGAGACGGAGTGGGACGTTTAG
- the coaE gene encoding dephospho-CoA kinase (Dephospho-CoA kinase (CoaE) performs the final step in coenzyme A biosynthesis.), with product MAYEYAIALSGGIATGKSTVASLLALNGMRVIDADTISHEILDASVDWVEKTFGQEYINGTKVDRAKLGSYIFSHPEAKKTLESFLHPKIKAEIQMRSEKQDSFKFPYLIDIPLFFENSNYDIKESVVVYTPPDIQLERFMKRNGYTKEESLKRIASQMPIDEKKEKATWVIDNSKNLKHLQNEVEQFVQKIKEIYKK from the coding sequence ATGGCTTATGAGTATGCTATTGCGTTGAGTGGGGGTATTGCTACTGGAAAAAGTACGGTAGCTTCACTTTTGGCGCTCAACGGAATGCGGGTGATTGATGCAGACACGATTTCGCATGAAATTCTTGATGCATCTGTTGACTGGGTTGAGAAAACATTCGGGCAAGAGTACATTAATGGTACAAAAGTTGACCGTGCAAAACTCGGCAGTTATATTTTTTCACATCCCGAGGCAAAAAAAACATTAGAAAGCTTTTTGCATCCAAAAATAAAAGCTGAGATTCAAATGCGCAGTGAAAAGCAGGACAGTTTTAAATTTCCTTATCTTATAGATATTCCGCTTTTTTTTGAAAACTCAAATTACGATATAAAAGAGAGTGTTGTAGTATATACGCCGCCAGATATTCAGCTTGAACGTTTTATGAAGCGTAACGGATATACAAAAGAGGAATCTCTCAAGCGGATTGCTTCTCAAATGCCGATTGACGAGAAAAAAGAAAAAGCAACTTGGGTGATAGATAACTCAAAGAACTTGAAGCATCTTCAAAATGAAGTAGAGCAGTTCGTACAAAAAATAAAGGAGATATACAAAAAATGA